In Calothrix sp. PCC 7507, one DNA window encodes the following:
- a CDS encoding cadmium resistance transporter → MNELVTAIPTGITAFTATNLDDLVILTLLFSQVNATFRHRHIVIGQYLGFSTLVVASLVGFLGGLVLPPHLVGLLGLVPITVGLNRLLNPESDSSSDADTETDLSHSSIFTNFLSPQTCSVAAVTIANGSDNVSIYMPLFANTNISSLLVIIAVFLSLVGVWCYVTYKLTCQPAISNILTRYGNNLVPFVLIGLGIFIILDSASLNPIALVASCLCLMGLVKLYAINGQAATSSGVDLRG, encoded by the coding sequence ATGAACGAACTCGTCACCGCAATACCCACAGGAATCACAGCTTTTACCGCCACAAATTTGGATGATTTAGTTATCCTCACGCTGTTGTTTTCCCAGGTAAATGCGACTTTCCGTCATCGTCACATTGTAATTGGTCAGTATCTAGGTTTCAGTACTCTGGTCGTTGCTAGCTTAGTTGGTTTTCTGGGAGGCTTGGTCTTACCACCTCATTTAGTTGGTCTTTTAGGTCTAGTACCCATCACTGTTGGACTAAATCGTCTGCTGAATCCAGAAAGTGATTCGTCATCAGACGCAGACACAGAAACAGATTTATCTCATTCTTCTATTTTCACTAACTTTCTATCACCTCAAACCTGTAGTGTGGCAGCTGTGACTATTGCCAATGGCAGTGATAATGTCAGTATTTATATGCCATTGTTTGCTAACACTAATATCTCTAGCTTACTGGTGATTATTGCAGTCTTCTTATCACTAGTTGGGGTTTGGTGCTACGTAACTTATAAGTTGACTTGTCAACCTGCAATTTCTAATATTTTAACTCGCTATGGCAACAATCTTGTTCCCTTTGTGTTAATAGGCTTGGGTATATTTATTATTCTAGACAGTGCCTCTTTAAATCCAATTGCCTTAGTAGCTAGCTGCTTGTGTTTGATGGGACTTGTAAAACTGTATGCAATCAACGGGCAAGCAGCAACATCTTCTGGTGTAGACTTACGAGGTTAG
- a CDS encoding Rieske 2Fe-2S domain-containing protein: MQSEFNFFQHWYPVSPIEDLDSQRPNPVTVLGLRLVIWKPKSSETYRVFLDQCPHRLAPLSEGRIDDKTGNLMCTYHGWQFDAQGICTHIPQAENPQLVTKNQQNLCAVTLPTRQENDLLWVWPDAKSVEQAAITPLPLSPQIDANKGFVWNSFVRDLEYDWQTLVENVADPSHVPFAHHGVQGNRDKARPISLSIEESTASLIEVSTAGNFSTKITFEPPCRLEYAINIGNSDKKMGLVTYCIPVSPGKSRIVAQFPRNFAQTLHRFIPRWWDHITNRNLVLDGDMILLSQQEYFLQQRQLTESWKTAYKLPTSADRLVIEFRNWFDKYCQGRLPWQEVGISLPEDLTINDNRLVVLDRYNQHTRHCSSCRNTLKTIQWLRAALLAYFIIVVSGVAILPDSLRIRLGLPLIITALLGLGFYTWLKLWLSPKFYFVDYIHSQR, translated from the coding sequence ATGCAATCGGAATTTAACTTTTTCCAACACTGGTATCCTGTCTCACCCATTGAAGACCTTGATTCCCAACGACCCAATCCAGTCACAGTTTTGGGACTCCGTCTCGTCATTTGGAAGCCAAAGTCATCTGAGACTTATCGGGTATTTTTAGACCAATGTCCTCACCGACTGGCGCCTTTGAGTGAGGGGCGCATTGACGACAAGACAGGAAATTTAATGTGTACATATCACGGTTGGCAGTTTGATGCCCAAGGAATTTGTACCCACATTCCCCAAGCCGAAAACCCACAACTTGTTACCAAGAATCAACAAAATTTGTGTGCGGTTACATTGCCAACTCGTCAAGAAAATGACCTGCTTTGGGTCTGGCCTGATGCAAAATCAGTAGAACAAGCCGCCATCACACCGTTACCTTTGTCACCTCAAATAGATGCAAACAAAGGTTTTGTTTGGAATTCTTTTGTCCGTGATTTGGAATATGACTGGCAAACACTTGTAGAAAACGTGGCCGATCCTAGCCATGTTCCTTTTGCCCATCATGGGGTGCAGGGTAATCGAGATAAAGCCAGACCCATATCTCTAAGTATTGAGGAATCCACAGCCAGTTTAATTGAAGTTAGCACTGCGGGAAATTTCAGCACAAAAATTACTTTTGAACCACCTTGTCGCCTAGAATATGCAATCAATATTGGCAATTCTGATAAAAAGATGGGACTTGTCACCTACTGCATCCCTGTGTCTCCAGGCAAATCAAGGATTGTCGCCCAATTTCCCCGTAATTTTGCCCAGACACTTCATCGTTTCATACCCCGTTGGTGGGATCATATTACTAACCGGAATTTAGTTCTTGATGGAGATATGATTCTTCTGAGTCAGCAAGAATATTTTCTCCAACAAAGACAATTAACTGAAAGCTGGAAAACTGCTTATAAGCTACCCACAAGTGCAGACCGCTTAGTGATTGAGTTTCGCAATTGGTTTGATAAATATTGTCAAGGTCGGCTACCGTGGCAAGAAGTGGGAATTAGTCTGCCAGAAGATTTAACCATCAATGATAACCGTTTGGTAGTACTTGATCGCTACAATCAACATACCCGACATTGCAGTAGCTGTAGAAATACTCTGAAAACTATCCAATGGTTGCGAGCAGCACTTTTAGCATACTTTATTATTGTTGTTTCCGGAGTGGCAATCCTACCTGATTCACTGCGAATTAGGCTAGGTTTACCACTAATAATTACAGCATTATTAGGTCTGGGATTTTACACTTGGCTAAAATTATGGCTCAGTCCTAAATTTTATTTTGTGGACTATATCCATTCCCAGAGATAA
- a CDS encoding MoaD/ThiS family protein → MSNSAITVTVKLFAAYQEAYGASEMVLEFPDDTPVKFVCDRLIADRPELDQWRELTRFGINMTFVEPDTILQDGDEVVLIPPVSGG, encoded by the coding sequence ATGTCCAATTCTGCAATTACTGTCACCGTCAAATTATTCGCTGCTTATCAAGAAGCCTATGGTGCATCAGAGATGGTGCTGGAATTTCCCGATGATACACCTGTCAAATTTGTATGCGATCGCCTAATTGCCGATCGCCCAGAACTAGACCAATGGCGCGAGCTTACCCGCTTTGGCATTAATATGACCTTTGTGGAACCAGATACCATCCTCCAGGATGGCGATGAAGTTGTCCTCATTCCACCCGTCAGTGGTGGCTAG
- a CDS encoding ABC transporter ATP-binding protein, translating to MPLELQNLTGGYTTVPIVQDINLTLATGEWLSLVGANGSGKSTLLKLLSRILSPQQGIVLLDGKAIHSQPPNLVAQKLALLPQQQTVPVGLTVRQLVSLGRTPHQPWWQWELNPADWQKVEAAIKKTQLEKLSDRLVEQLSGGERQRAFLALALAQEPKVLLLDEPTTYLDINYQLQLLELLKNLNQQQELTIVTVLHELNLAARYSSRIALLKQGYLWSVGTPGEVLTPNTIAQVFGVQSVVIDTPVGLQVCAIAAI from the coding sequence ATGCCCCTAGAATTACAAAATCTCACTGGCGGTTACACCACAGTACCAATTGTCCAAGATATTAACCTGACTCTGGCTACGGGAGAATGGTTAAGTTTAGTTGGTGCTAACGGTTCTGGTAAGTCTACATTACTTAAATTGCTCAGTCGTATTCTCTCCCCACAGCAAGGAATAGTATTACTTGATGGCAAAGCAATTCACTCTCAACCACCGAATTTAGTTGCCCAGAAACTAGCATTGTTACCCCAACAACAAACCGTGCCTGTGGGCTTAACAGTGCGACAATTAGTTAGTTTAGGACGCACGCCACATCAACCTTGGTGGCAATGGGAATTAAACCCCGCAGATTGGCAGAAAGTAGAAGCAGCAATTAAAAAGACGCAACTAGAAAAATTGAGCGATCGCCTCGTCGAACAACTATCTGGTGGTGAACGCCAACGTGCTTTTTTAGCTTTGGCACTGGCACAAGAACCAAAAGTATTACTATTAGATGAACCCACAACTTATTTAGATATCAATTATCAACTACAACTTCTAGAATTGCTGAAAAATCTCAATCAGCAACAAGAATTAACTATAGTCACAGTTTTACATGAATTAAATTTAGCAGCACGGTATAGTTCCCGCATCGCTCTATTAAAACAGGGTTATCTGTGGTCAGTGGGCACACCTGGAGAAGTTCTGACACCAAACACCATAGCGCAGGTATTTGGAGTGCAATCTGTGGTTATTGACACACCAGTCGGCTTGCAAGTTTGTGCGATCGCTGCTATCTAA
- a CDS encoding iron ABC transporter permease produces MILIKHRLLWAVLLLVIALVVTLGLSLSQGAVPFSVPELWDAILHRGDRIKQTILWDLRLPRIIAALIVGAALGMSGALLQGMLRNSLADPFILGISAGAGLVVIVMVTLQIFPAAIPLAAWLGAILTSVIVIFLGRAGSGIAVERLILGGVAISSLFGAVQSTLLLLAEDGQIQIALNWLIGSLNGRGWKEIITAGPYIIVALVGGCLLARSVNVLALGDDMAVGLGVSLTRSRLLIGGVATLLAAGAVSIGGLIGFVGLVVPHGVRLIVGTDHRFVLPLSALAGAWLLTFADLLSRLGAIELPVGSVTALLGSPLFIWLLYRRSPGFKVTDN; encoded by the coding sequence ATGATTTTGATCAAACACCGCCTACTCTGGGCTGTTTTGCTTTTGGTGATAGCATTGGTGGTGACATTGGGGCTTTCCCTCTCTCAAGGTGCAGTACCTTTTAGTGTTCCCGAATTGTGGGACGCAATTCTACATCGAGGCGATCGCATTAAGCAGACAATTCTCTGGGATTTACGCCTCCCACGGATTATTGCGGCTTTAATTGTCGGTGCGGCCTTGGGAATGTCGGGCGCACTGTTGCAAGGAATGTTACGTAATAGCCTCGCTGATCCATTTATTTTGGGCATTTCTGCGGGTGCTGGACTAGTTGTCATAGTCATGGTAACGCTACAAATTTTTCCCGCAGCAATTCCTTTGGCGGCTTGGCTGGGAGCAATTTTGACTTCAGTGATAGTAATTTTCCTGGGACGCGCAGGTTCAGGAATTGCTGTTGAACGGCTAATTTTAGGTGGAGTCGCAATCAGTTCTTTATTTGGTGCTGTGCAAAGTACATTGCTTCTGCTAGCTGAAGACGGACAAATTCAAATTGCGCTCAACTGGTTGATTGGTAGCCTCAACGGCCGGGGTTGGAAAGAAATTATCACGGCTGGCCCCTATATTATCGTCGCCTTGGTGGGGGGATGTTTACTGGCGCGATCAGTTAATGTGCTGGCTTTGGGAGATGATATGGCTGTGGGTTTGGGAGTTTCGTTAACGCGATCGCGTCTTTTAATAGGTGGTGTCGCTACTTTATTAGCTGCAGGCGCAGTCAGTATCGGTGGCTTAATTGGATTTGTTGGCCTTGTCGTCCCCCACGGTGTCCGCCTAATCGTTGGCACAGATCACCGCTTTGTTCTACCACTTTCAGCCCTTGCTGGTGCTTGGTTACTCACCTTTGCTGATTTACTCTCCAGACTGGGAGCCATAGAATTACCAGTAGGTTCAGTCACAGCTTTGTTGGGTTCACCACTGTTTATCTGGTTACTTTATCGTCGTTCCCCTGGATTCAAAGTAACTGATAACTGA
- a CDS encoding iron uptake porin — protein MNRYLLACAGGTSFLCLVFGLLPVQAMPNSEVVDDSIVKTNPETLEVTNGSITNDQSQLNSRVTPSETQTELSKDTGIQKTDASVDNLKITTDPTPPPSANTMAQVTSVSQLSDVQPNDWAFQALQSLVERYGCIAGYPNGTYRGNRALTRYEFAAGLNACLDRVNELIATATADLVTKQDLATLQKLQEEFAAELATLRGRVDALESRTATLEANQFSTTTKLNGEVIVAGIAATGGAPGKGDPNTILATRVRLNLTTSFTGKDLLITGLQAHNFLGGLDGSSSVQGTLGLASPVLSASSARTSFEPQFPGIDVKTLSSVSPNSLQLYKLLYIFPVADQLTLFAGTAAETSDAFPAILPFYGEGQEAISRFAGLNPVVRISGGTSGSGLASAAGFIFNISKQLDFRALYGNVNANLPSSAADIQPGVSGTPLGSGLFSGSSVVAAQLTFRPSSAIDIGLNYANSYHQINIMGTGLTSNDIGGALSNVPLGTPVKLNSFGGTVNWRVSPKISLAGYGAALFVDDSSASISASSTFTSWMVGLHFKDLFKQGNNAGIIFGQPLYRTSADGASTLTSPGVNRAVPYHLEAYYRIKVSDNISITPGAFVLFNPEGDSNNETTTVGVLRSTFTF, from the coding sequence ATGAACAGATATCTACTAGCTTGTGCTGGAGGTACAAGCTTCCTATGTTTAGTTTTTGGATTGTTACCAGTCCAAGCAATGCCGAATTCAGAAGTAGTTGATGACTCAATTGTCAAGACTAATCCTGAAACATTAGAAGTTACTAACGGTAGTATAACCAATGATCAAAGCCAGTTGAATTCCAGAGTTACTCCTAGTGAAACTCAAACAGAATTGAGCAAGGATACTGGTATTCAAAAAACAGATGCATCTGTCGATAATTTAAAAATCACTACAGACCCTACACCTCCCCCGTCAGCCAACACAATGGCGCAGGTGACATCCGTCTCACAACTATCTGATGTACAGCCTAATGATTGGGCTTTTCAAGCACTGCAATCTCTAGTTGAGCGCTATGGTTGTATTGCTGGATATCCCAATGGCACTTATCGAGGCAATCGTGCTTTAACTCGCTATGAATTTGCGGCTGGATTGAATGCTTGTTTAGATAGAGTCAACGAACTAATTGCCACAGCAACTGCTGATTTAGTCACTAAACAAGACTTGGCAACTTTGCAGAAATTGCAAGAAGAATTTGCAGCCGAACTAGCAACATTGCGTGGTCGTGTAGATGCTTTAGAAAGTCGTACAGCAACATTAGAAGCCAATCAATTCTCCACAACTACTAAACTAAATGGGGAAGTTATTGTTGCAGGTATTGCTGCTACAGGAGGCGCACCAGGAAAAGGTGATCCTAACACCATCTTGGCAACCAGAGTTAGATTAAATCTCACCACTAGTTTCACAGGTAAAGACTTACTAATTACTGGTTTACAAGCCCATAACTTTTTAGGTGGTTTAGATGGTAGTAGTAGTGTTCAAGGAACTTTAGGATTAGCTTCGCCCGTACTCAGCGCTAGTAGCGCTCGTACAAGTTTTGAACCCCAATTTCCTGGTATTGACGTGAAAACATTATCGAGCGTCAGCCCCAATTCTCTGCAACTCTACAAACTGCTGTATATCTTTCCCGTTGCTGATCAATTAACATTATTTGCTGGAACTGCAGCCGAAACTTCAGATGCCTTTCCGGCAATTTTACCTTTTTATGGTGAAGGGCAAGAAGCGATTTCCCGCTTTGCAGGTTTGAATCCTGTAGTCCGGATTTCTGGTGGTACTTCTGGTTCTGGTTTAGCATCAGCAGCTGGATTTATTTTCAACATTTCCAAGCAATTAGATTTCAGAGCTTTGTATGGCAATGTCAATGCTAACTTGCCTAGTTCGGCTGCAGATATTCAACCAGGAGTTTCTGGTACACCTTTAGGATCAGGTTTGTTTAGTGGTAGTAGTGTTGTCGCAGCACAATTAACTTTTAGACCGAGTAGTGCCATAGATATTGGTTTAAACTATGCCAATAGTTATCACCAAATTAACATTATGGGTACAGGGTTAACAAGTAATGATATTGGTGGTGCTTTAAGTAATGTTCCTTTGGGAACACCAGTTAAACTTAACTCCTTTGGCGGAACTGTAAATTGGCGGGTTTCTCCCAAAATTTCTTTAGCTGGCTACGGTGCTGCGCTATTTGTAGATGATTCTTCAGCTAGTATTAGTGCTTCTAGCACATTCACTAGTTGGATGGTAGGACTGCACTTCAAAGATTTATTCAAACAAGGAAATAATGCAGGAATAATTTTTGGACAGCCACTATATCGTACCTCTGCTGATGGTGCATCTACACTTACCTCTCCTGGTGTCAATCGAGCTGTTCCTTACCATTTAGAGGCTTACTACCGGATTAAAGTAAGTGACAATATCAGCATTACTCCAGGTGCATTTGTGCTATTTAATCCTGAAGGTGATAGTAACAATGAAACAACAACGGTAGGCGTACTCCGCTCTACGTTTACTTTCTAA
- a CDS encoding diflavin flavoprotein, translating to MVALTQLHQANSTPGRLTIQTIEIAPQTTAIRSLDWDRERFDIEFGLQNGTTYNSFLIQGEKVALVDTSHRKFEQLYLEILLGLIDPSQIDYLIISHTEPDHSGLVKDILKLAPSITVVGAKIAIQFLENMVHQPFKSMLVKNGDRLDLGNGHELEFISAPNLHWPDTIFSYDHKTGILYTCDVFGMHYCDDHTYDENFISIEEDFKYYYDCLMGPNARSVLAALKRIEKLTIGTIATGHGPLLQQNLAECIGRYQSWSLEQAKAETLVAIFYAEDYGYSDHLAHSIAHGITKTNVAVELVDFNSAEPQEVRELVAQASGLIIAMPPQSSIAAHAALSTILAAVHHKQTIGLFETGGGEDEPIYPLRNKFQELGLTEAFPPILVKEIPTPAVEQLCDEAGIDMGQWLTRDRTIKQIKSINTDLEKALGRISTGLYIITAKKGEIQSAMFASWVTQASLNPLGVAIAVAKERAIESLMHVGDRFVLNVLEDGNYQGLMKHFLKRFAPGADRFAGVKTYPATNESPILAEALAYMECEITSRMDCGDHWVIYSTVQTGRVAKVNSLTAVHHRKFGNHY from the coding sequence ATGGTTGCACTCACACAGCTTCATCAAGCTAATTCAACTCCAGGACGTTTGACAATTCAAACTATCGAGATTGCGCCTCAAACAACAGCTATCCGTTCTCTCGACTGGGATAGAGAGCGTTTTGACATCGAGTTTGGTTTACAGAATGGGACAACCTATAATTCTTTTTTAATTCAAGGAGAAAAAGTTGCTCTAGTTGATACTTCTCACCGCAAGTTCGAGCAATTATATCTTGAGATACTGTTAGGCTTAATTGATCCGTCTCAAATAGACTATTTGATTATCAGTCACACAGAACCAGATCATAGTGGCTTAGTCAAAGATATCTTAAAATTAGCGCCCTCTATTACTGTTGTTGGCGCTAAGATAGCAATTCAATTTTTAGAAAATATGGTTCACCAGCCTTTTAAATCAATGCTGGTAAAAAATGGCGATCGCCTAGATTTAGGCAACGGACATGAATTAGAATTTATCTCTGCGCCTAACTTACACTGGCCAGACACAATCTTTAGCTACGATCACAAAACAGGGATTCTCTACACCTGCGATGTGTTTGGAATGCACTATTGTGATGATCACACCTATGATGAAAATTTCATCTCCATAGAGGAGGATTTTAAATATTACTATGATTGCCTGATGGGGCCAAATGCACGTTCTGTATTAGCAGCTTTAAAACGGATTGAAAAGTTAACAATAGGCACAATCGCCACAGGACATGGGCCTTTATTACAACAAAATCTTGCAGAATGTATTGGACGGTATCAAAGCTGGAGCTTAGAACAAGCCAAAGCAGAGACATTAGTAGCTATATTTTATGCTGAAGATTACGGTTATAGCGACCATTTAGCACATAGCATAGCACATGGCATTACTAAAACAAATGTGGCAGTTGAATTGGTAGACTTTAATAGTGCCGAGCCGCAAGAAGTGAGAGAATTAGTAGCTCAAGCTTCTGGTTTAATTATTGCTATGCCGCCCCAATCTTCAATAGCGGCTCATGCTGCTTTAAGTACCATTTTAGCTGCTGTTCATCATAAGCAAACCATTGGTTTATTTGAGACAGGGGGAGGAGAAGATGAACCAATTTACCCCTTACGCAATAAGTTTCAAGAATTGGGATTAACTGAAGCTTTTCCACCTATCTTAGTTAAAGAAATTCCCACCCCAGCCGTAGAACAATTGTGTGATGAAGCAGGTATAGATATGGGTCAATGGCTAACCCGCGATCGCACAATTAAACAGATAAAATCTATCAATACAGACTTAGAGAAAGCCCTGGGACGTATTAGCACCGGGCTATATATTATCACTGCCAAAAAAGGAGAAATTCAGAGTGCAATGTTTGCTTCTTGGGTGACGCAAGCTAGTCTGAATCCTTTAGGAGTGGCGATCGCTGTAGCTAAAGAACGAGCTATTGAATCCTTGATGCATGTAGGCGATCGCTTCGTTTTAAATGTTTTAGAAGATGGCAATTATCAAGGCTTAATGAAACATTTTCTCAAGCGTTTTGCTCCCGGTGCAGACCGTTTTGCTGGAGTCAAAACTTATCCAGCTACTAATGAATCTCCAATTTTAGCTGAAGCCCTAGCTTATATGGAATGCGAAATCACTAGCCGGATGGATTGCGGCGATCATTGGGTGATTTATAGCACTGTCCAAACCGGAAGAGTGGCTAAAGTTAATTCACTTACTGCTGTTCATCATCGCAAATTTGGCAATCATTACTAA
- a CDS encoding phosphate-starvation-inducible PsiE family protein, giving the protein MYKPGEDTPISLYEINRGRIVRTLELIQDVIVISLCIGLFSFMVLQVRDMFLSLLPPLDFHVVTADILFLLILVELFRLLIIYLQEQRISIGVAVEVSIVSALREVIVKGVLETDWSKVLATCAFLLVLGLLLVLRVWLPPTFEGIDPEQQVSKLYRNRLKTELSKNNSH; this is encoded by the coding sequence ATGTATAAGCCTGGTGAAGATACCCCCATTTCTCTGTATGAAATCAATCGGGGGCGGATTGTCCGCACTTTGGAATTGATCCAAGATGTGATTGTGATTTCTCTGTGCATTGGTTTATTTAGCTTCATGGTGCTGCAGGTGAGAGATATGTTTCTCTCTCTACTTCCTCCTTTAGATTTTCATGTTGTTACTGCCGATATTCTCTTTTTACTCATCTTAGTTGAGTTATTTCGACTGTTGATTATTTATCTCCAAGAACAACGCATATCTATTGGGGTAGCGGTAGAAGTTTCAATTGTTTCCGCCTTGCGAGAAGTCATTGTTAAAGGCGTTCTAGAAACCGATTGGAGTAAAGTTTTAGCCACTTGTGCTTTCTTATTAGTTTTGGGACTTTTACTCGTTCTGCGAGTTTGGCTCCCACCTACTTTTGAAGGAATTGATCCAGAACAACAAGTATCAAAACTCTACAGAAATCGCCTCAAAACGGAATTGTCAAAAAATAATAGCCATTAG
- a CDS encoding diflavin flavoprotein — translation MSVATLTPSRSRDVQVAEIGKDTLILRSRTWERLKFEVEYSRQRGTTANSYLIQADKKALIDPPGESFTEIYLQQLAQHIDFTTLDYIILGHVNPNRRATLKALLSLAPQVTLICSRPAANALKTTFPEWESRIQVVRSEDNLDLGQGHNLSFMTVPTPRWADGLCTYDSVTKVLYTDKFFGAHICEDILFDEDWKELDAERRYYFECLHAPQAKQVAVALDKFSVFGAKCYAPAHGPVVRYSLSRFTYDYRQWCQGQKSQELTVALLYASAYGNTAIVADAIAQGLIQNGVNVESVNCELADSAEITQVVEACDGLIIGSPTLGGHAPTQIQTALGIVLSTAAKTKLAGVFGSYGWSGEAIDLLESKLKDANYRLGFETIRVRFSPTPEILQQCQLSGATFAQNLKKNKKLRTPRQIVTETHVDRTAQAVGRIIGSLCVVTTRDGETHKGFLTSWISQATFNPPGIMIAIAQEQNADLLHHPGDQFVLNILKEGRNVRRYFSRYSTLGNNSFANLATQTAVNGCLILTEALAYLVCTVRNQIQCGDRWLIYAEIEQGEVLENEGLTAIEHRKSGSDF, via the coding sequence ATGTCTGTCGCTACTTTAACTCCGTCACGTTCGAGAGATGTGCAAGTTGCCGAGATTGGCAAAGATACTTTAATTTTGCGATCGCGTACTTGGGAAAGATTAAAATTTGAGGTTGAATACTCACGTCAACGAGGAACTACGGCGAATTCTTATCTCATCCAAGCTGATAAAAAAGCCTTAATTGATCCCCCTGGTGAATCCTTTACAGAAATTTATCTCCAGCAACTAGCACAACATATAGATTTCACCACCCTAGATTACATCATTCTTGGTCATGTCAATCCCAACCGCAGAGCCACCTTAAAAGCACTACTTTCTCTCGCCCCGCAAGTGACGCTGATTTGTTCTCGCCCTGCTGCTAATGCGCTGAAAACTACCTTTCCAGAATGGGAATCACGCATTCAAGTTGTGCGCTCAGAGGATAATCTAGATTTAGGACAAGGACATAATCTATCATTTATGACAGTCCCGACTCCCAGGTGGGCGGATGGACTTTGCACTTACGACTCCGTCACCAAAGTTCTTTACACAGACAAATTTTTTGGCGCTCATATTTGCGAAGATATCTTGTTTGATGAAGACTGGAAAGAGCTAGATGCAGAACGTCGTTACTATTTTGAATGTCTCCATGCACCCCAAGCCAAACAAGTCGCAGTAGCCTTAGATAAATTTTCGGTTTTCGGAGCTAAATGTTATGCTCCTGCTCATGGCCCGGTTGTCCGTTATAGCTTGAGTCGCTTTACCTATGATTACCGTCAATGGTGTCAAGGGCAAAAATCTCAAGAGTTGACTGTAGCGTTACTTTATGCATCTGCCTATGGTAATACAGCGATTGTAGCTGATGCGATCGCCCAAGGCTTAATTCAAAATGGAGTTAATGTTGAGTCAGTCAACTGTGAACTAGCAGACTCAGCGGAGATTACCCAAGTTGTCGAAGCTTGCGATGGATTAATTATCGGCTCACCTACCTTAGGCGGACACGCACCCACGCAAATTCAAACCGCATTAGGAATAGTCCTCTCTACAGCCGCTAAAACTAAGTTAGCTGGGGTATTTGGTTCCTATGGTTGGAGTGGTGAAGCAATTGATTTATTAGAAAGCAAACTCAAAGATGCTAATTATCGTTTAGGGTTTGAAACGATTCGAGTGCGTTTTAGTCCCACTCCCGAAATTTTACAGCAGTGTCAACTCTCTGGTGCTACCTTTGCCCAAAACTTGAAAAAAAATAAGAAACTGCGTACTCCTCGTCAGATTGTCACAGAAACTCATGTAGATCGCACTGCACAAGCTGTAGGGCGGATCATTGGTTCTTTGTGTGTTGTCACAACTCGTGATGGCGAAACCCATAAAGGATTCCTGACTTCTTGGATATCTCAAGCAACTTTCAACCCACCAGGAATCATGATTGCGATCGCTCAAGAGCAAAACGCAGATTTATTACATCATCCCGGCGATCAGTTTGTGCTAAATATCCTGAAAGAGGGAAGAAATGTCCGTCGTTATTTTTCTCGCTATAGCACTTTAGGAAATAATTCCTTTGCCAATCTTGCCACACAAACGGCTGTTAATGGTTGTCTGATTTTAACTGAGGCATTAGCTTATTTAGTATGTACAGTCAGAAATCAAATCCAATGTGGTGATAGATGGTTGATTTATGCAGAAATCGAGCAAGGAGAAGTATTAGAAAATGAAGGGCTAACTGCCATTGAACACCGTAAATCTGGTAGCGATTTTTAA
- a CDS encoding ABC transporter ATP-binding protein, with protein MASMISLEDITKTYHLDTIEVPVLKRVNLSIEEGEYVAIMGASGSGKSTLMNIIGCLDRPSSGQYFLAGQNLTTLDDDELADIRNQYIGFVFQQFNLLPKLTSLANVMLPMIYADVDKSQRVEQATEALIQVGLSDRIQNRPNQLSGGQQQRVAIARALVNHPALVLADEPTGALDTKTSEEIMNLLTELNQQGTTIAIVTHDANVAARTKRIIQMVDGVIIEQEK; from the coding sequence ATGGCAAGTATGATTTCTCTCGAAGATATTACTAAAACCTATCACTTGGACACGATCGAAGTCCCAGTCCTCAAGCGCGTGAATTTGTCGATCGAGGAGGGCGAATATGTCGCAATTATGGGAGCTTCAGGTTCGGGCAAATCGACCCTAATGAATATTATCGGTTGTCTCGATCGACCTAGCAGTGGACAGTATTTTTTAGCAGGTCAAAATCTGACTACGCTTGATGATGATGAACTTGCAGATATTCGCAATCAATATATTGGGTTTGTATTTCAACAGTTCAACCTCTTGCCAAAGCTCACATCTTTGGCGAATGTGATGCTACCGATGATTTATGCCGATGTTGATAAGTCGCAACGGGTCGAACAGGCGACAGAAGCATTAATCCAAGTTGGTTTAAGCGATCGCATCCAGAACCGTCCCAATCAACTTTCTGGTGGACAACAACAGCGCGTCGCCATCGCCCGTGCTTTAGTGAATCACCCCGCCTTAGTCCTCGCCGATGAACCGACTGGCGCACTAGATACCAAAACTTCCGAGGAGATTATGAATCTGCTGACTGAGTTAAATCAACAAGGTACGACGATCGCGATCGTTACCCATGATGCCAATGTTGCCGCTAGAACAAAGCGGATAATTCAGATGGTGGATGGGGTAATTATTGAGCAGGAGAAATAA